Below is a genomic region from Anoplopoma fimbria isolate UVic2021 breed Golden Eagle Sablefish chromosome 20, Afim_UVic_2022, whole genome shotgun sequence.
tctgtcataaaaaatgtagagTCTGGCATGGCCATTTCATATGAATCATGCATGCATTTGAAACATGAATAATAAGGAACTGGAAACTGTATAATAATGCACAGGTAGAAGGAGGCTGACACCTGGTAGAAACAGACCTGTCCTTGTGAGTACAGCTGACCCACTGTTCGGCCCAGAGCTCCCGTGGTGTCGTTCACTGTCCCCTTCCCTTTAGACCATCCTTCACTCCCCTTTTCCAGCAGTAAATACATCTCACCCTGATGGGGAGACTTCTCTCCATGTTCTTTAGGCAGCTTGTACATATAGTACCTAACACAGAGAATGAGACAGTCAGTGCATCTGAGGAAGACATTTGtaaaaaagctgtaaataaaaCTGACACAACACTGATTtgaaaattattgttttaacttttcTACTAGGCTTTCTTAAGACACCATTAAgtgtatttataaaaagaatGCTTTGTCCAGGACTTCTATCAATTAATTACCAATCAACAGCATCTCCCTGGTCGTTGTAGCAGGTGATTGGTGAGGTATCGCCCCCTAGTGGCACACAGAAGACCAGCAGGGAGAAAAGgaacagaaacatctgagaagATGCAGACATattaatcattataaatatatgtatatctttCATTTTTGCCTCAAAAttactttaataattaaaatattttacttgagtaaaagtaccaaaatgTAGGTTACTTAAAGTACCAAGTAAAGTACTTATCGTACACAATGACCCATTTCTGAATAATACATCTATTTgatatcactttaatgttgcagatgGTAAAGGTGGGGCAGTCTATTACTATTTTATACACTACTGTGAAGCTTTATATCTCTTTTAATACCTCTGAAtgtatctgtttgtttgtatttggtATTAATAATGTGAAACTTTAAAGTAATAAagatatcaaataaatgtagaggggtaaaaagtacaatagtgCTTTgcatggaaatactcaagtattAGTACAAATACCCTTAAAAATGTGAATACGTGAATACAGTGCACTACTTGAGTCAATGCAATTCTACATTTATGCAATGTTCAGTCAGGAAGCTCATTTGTAATCACAGcgaatcacatttaaaaataaactgatgcaaatgtatttaaactgaactttaaagTAAAGTTAGGTCTCAGTAGTCGTTTGCATGACTTATAACCACTGCAGGAAAGTACAGTCACTAAAAGCACATATGCAAAGATTAATTCAACTACTTCTACACACCTCTGGATGAATGCGTTTCTCCTCATGCATGTCCTCAATGGATTATCTCTGCATGAAGACGTGCAGAAGTCTACAAATCCACATCCTTGTTTTAACTCACTCTCTGGGACTGCGACGGTAGGGTGAGAAAGTGACGTCACGCAACCTTTAACTTCTTCAATTACAATCacaattacaatttatttttattttttttactacaaatgtttaaaatataccAAACATCaatggagtaaaaaaataaaaatggttaaaatcaGAAAGTTAAACTTTAACTTGTCTTATCCTTCTATAAGAGTCCTTGGTTTCTGTCAAGTGACCAATGACGTCACTCGGTGGGCGGGGCTTCACAGAAAAATCTGAAGCATGAATGGTGCGTAAACACATAGAAGGTATCTGACTTCTTTAATTTAACCCCCTCAATGTTATAAGTGTAAAACAAGGTAAAGAAtagacatttattattataaactcaAGTATCTGAAAATGagatacataaatgtaaaatgcaggcagaaagaaaatgttaaaataaataaataataaaataaaatgtagcctaattcaattttaaataaatacaaaaaaaaagtcctgacTGTGGAGTGATATTATTAGACAGGTAATAATGTTTCCattaactatttaaaaatgaGTAGCCTTCTTGTAAATgcaacatatataatattaaagaaTGTAAGTTGATATTATATGTTCTATAGGGGCAGTATAGCTATAATGTATCAATACCGaatatactaaaatattttcacaatttccACCATTTTCATCACCCTTAAAAGAGACCTTTGACTTTACAAAGTCTTGGGTGGAAAAGCCTGTCAAACTCCGCAGCTTGGAGAGACAGTAAACCTCTGCGGTAAAGTTAGTTTGCAGGTTGAACTGAAAGTTCTACTGAACTAAACACTCCTGAAACCACCACATTATAAGGAACTGTAAGTAAGCCATCTAAAATTAAATTCATAATGGAAAGTGCATGTTGACCTGGCCAAGGTCACACCAAATAAATGATACTGTCTATTGACCCAAGCTTAGTATGCAGAGCTATTGCATTTCCATCTTAAAAGTGGAACTTGaatctggtttgtttgtttcttcctgaTAAGACTCTTTCACAATGTTGGTGTGGTTTATTTCTTCTTACAtgctttcctcctcctcctcctcctcctcctcctcctcctcctcctcctcctcgtctgtTCCCCttctttgtttgaaaatgtttatgtgTCTGCATACCATTTGATCATTTGAAGCTGAGGCCAAGCAAAGAGCAGGTTGCATGACAGAATAATAACCGTGTCaccatgaaatacatttttcaagttaAGTTTAAACTTTAGGTGAACTCATAAGTGAATTGATCTCCCTTATTTACTCatgattaaacaaaaaatacattaccTTTAAAGACAATGTGTGTGCTTCTAATAACTTACATTTCTAATAACTTACATTTCTAATGACTGCAGTTTTCTCCTTTCTATGTGGAGCTCAACCAGCAGTGTTTATCAAAGAGTTGCTATCACATATCACACAATTGTGCTCTGTTTGAGGAAGTGACACAGCGTACTCTCGTCACCTCTAACTTTACTGATGCAGACCGACCAGGACTTCCTCAGAAACTTTTCCTCTGAGCtgagaagacaaaaacacacagcagaggagttCACTTGTTTCAGGAGGCCCTTGGTTATAACAATCAGCATTTAAATATATCAGGCGTTTAAAAACAAGTTGGATTACAAGTAACTCTAATTGATGTAAAGCATTGTTACCGAAGGTGAACGTGCCAGTTAACACTATATTTATGAGTCGAACTGTCTTTGATTGAGTCCTctaataaagataattattcATTGAAATACACACACTAAATGTATAAATCTCCTCTTTGCCTTTTTAATGATGGGAACTTCAATAAAAATGACTGAGGAACTAAGATAACGCCTGTTTTCAGTCCAttctttctgtaaaaaaaaaaaggaacacctTTATCTTGGCCTCATTTGTTCCATAAATGAAACATCACTACCTTGTGTCTTTCTAtattaatgtttgatttatgtgCAAAAGGATGTTTTAAAGATTAGACACCATCCCAAGTTTGTGGGAATGTGACCTGTGGGCAAGGGAGTTATTAttacagatgaaaataaaataacaggtTTTACACATCCTTGTTAGTGACACACCTAAATTTTTTTAGGTTTGCGGTTACCGGCTTGTGTGTTTGATATGTACAAATAATCATCATGAGGATATCATTAGAGTGTTTTAAATCTGCTTGTAGACAAATTGAATAAATGGAAGGAATGCAAATGACTCAGAtaaacattgtgtttattttctggaGGAGAATCATCCATATACAGTCAAGCACTGTGTGGCCTTGGAGCTATTATCTCCATAACACCATCTCCGGTGTGTTCAATGTCTGCAGTACAAACAAGTATAAACAACAGAGATCAGCAGACTTCCTgctccacatacacacactaataATTCAAGCACTCATCACATACACccaataaaatacaaagttttGCAAGATAAGAAAGCATATCTGCTGATCCTATTTACTaggaaagaaaaagactaaCTGGCAGTAAACTTAACAATCTCATCAAGAACATCTCTCAAGTTGCATTAAAAGCTCTGTTGCTCAAACAATtgcgggttttttttttgttgcactgaCCAACACTATCAAGAGGGATAACAACCCCCCGAAACAAAGCATCATGAAggtcaacaacaaaaaaacatgttttaacagaaaaaaaagacaaacaaagctACAATACTGGATGACTCCCACTGTAGCcccacatgttttttttttttttttttttttttttctcaggtttGCAGCAGGCAGGGTAGTTCAGTCCTCTGCTCGTCCATGCGTCCCCCCTGGACCCTCAGGAGCAGGGAGAAGAAGTCCTCATCGTCCATGGGACCGGGAGGCCTGCAGCGCTGATCCTCCAGTCTGCCCTGGGCCTGCAGGTGGAAGGTAAGTGAGAAATTGAGTGCCTAAAATTATGTATTCAAATCATTCCCTAATGAAGTTTGCGTGACATAACTTTGGCACTAATCTGACAGCTGATAACTTTCATCAAACTAGTTGTGATTGCTTACTTGTGTGGTGAGAATCATATTATACAGATCTTCTTTTGGCACGGGGGCGGGTGCTGGTGGAGGCGTGGGCGCAGGCCTTTTCACAAAAGAGAGTTGCTTTATGCTGCCCCTGAAACCTCTGGATTTCGGTTTCGGTGGCTGAGCTTTTTCGAGCTGCGCCCTCTGGTCATCCAGACGGCGAGCCTGAGCGGTGGCCACCAGCTCGAAAAACTCCTCTTTCTGCAGTGAAGTCATGGAGGAAAATATGACTGCGGAGAATGGAGACAAAAGAAAGGGAGAGTTTAAGTGATCAGTGgtcaaagaaagaagaagaagaagaagaagaagaagaaaaaaggtgtTTCAAAACACTCTTGAGTCACAGAGTACTGGTGCTTCCATGCAGTTTCAGCTTGATCAACATGAGTCAGAATCATTATATGGAAACAAATGCAACAGCTGCGTCAGTTTCgtcattttaacaattaaaacagtTTGGCACTTCTCAAGTGGTCCCACCTCTGTTGGCTGGCTTGGAGGTGTTGGGCTCAGAGtggcacctcctcctcctcatcccacCCTCCAGCCTGAAGGAGCAGCGCTGGTCATTGAGCCGTCTCCCCTCCTGAAGGGTGCAGAGCAGCTCGTACAGGGTATCCGGGAAGTCAGGAGTTAACCGGTGAGCCTGAGAAAACGCGGGTAGgtggcagaagaaaaaaaaagaaaagaaaaaaaagagtgagggagggaggaaaggttCTGTTAGTGAGCGGCACAGAATGTTTGTTGGCACAGCAAAAGGATTATCTCGACTCCTACGTACTCCCACATGCTCTGAAACAAAACGCTACCTGCTGTTTTTCCACCACGAGACAGTTTTTCTAGTAGATTACATGGTGGCTGTTTGGTAAATTCAAGAACATTAAACACTTGTGTACATATACTATAGCGGCAACCACGGGGCACATGACAAAGCCAGAGTATAACACCAACAGTCCACCAACCTTTTTTGGATCCTCTTCTTGATTTCTTGTCCCTTCAGGTTGTTGCTCGGAGGAATTTAAACTCTTAATGTCCACTTGGGGGTCTTTTTGTGGAGCCTTTCCATCCTCTGTGTCACTGGCTTTCTCAGGTTTTTCATTAATCCTCATCACCACATGTGTCTGCCCTTCACTCTCACTATCACCTCTGTTTTGTCCTTCATTCTCAAATTTCTCAGGTTTGTCCTCCCCAGTCCCAACAACCCCCCTTGTCTGGTCATCCTCAGCTTCGGTTTGTTGTTTCTCTGCTCCTTCCTGCTCTTCTAAACACTTCGCCATATCTTCTCCGCTCTTGGCCTCTCCTGTAtgttcctcttcctttttcagAGCCGTCTCACCGCTGAAGCTCAGTGCGGGGACAAGTGATCTGCTCTCTGACCCCCGTTCGGTGACACCCTCAGTCACGTCTCCCTCCTCGGTGATGACGAGACGCTCCAGCAGCCCCTCTTCAGCCATTTCAACTCTGATCCCTGCGCAGTCCGTTAAGCTCACTGTCGACCCCTGACAAGAAGATACACAGAAACAGGGTTAAGGTTAAAGATCATTAGTTTAAAGACTTTGAGGAACCCAGTGTTAATactcaaaaacaacacattttctcaaaacttaacttaacttggAATAGACATGAAAACTGTTAGAgagcagctgtgttttttttttctctcttgcaaAGAAATGGAAGGGAAACCAGTTTGGCAGGTTCTAACTTGTTGACTACAGATGTTTAAGCCGGAAATCCAAACATAAATCATATATTCCTGTATGACTTACTGTGACAACAAAGGTGTGTGCCAGCTTTGATGATAAGCTCTTGTCGCTGATGGACTTCTGTTGTATAAACTGCCAAAAGTTTAACTGTAATTTGTGTTGAAGCTTGAATACTTTACAGAGAAATGTAAATTCATTCTTACCTTTATTTCTCAAACTTTGTCTCTTCAAAACATCATCCCTCAAAGTCACCGCAGACGGAGATCAGCATTTTGGCTTCTCACTTGTTTTGTCAATATCTTtatggaaaagaagaagaaaaaacaccccCCAGCAAAGTCGAGTTTCACGTGCCGACGTGACAAGCTCTCGCCCTTTCTGTGCGCTTTGCAAccttctctcactcactctttttcttcttcttcttcttcttcctgttccTCTTACCACAGCCCACCCTTATTTATTCGACCCGCATCTGACAAGCAGTGTTATTGTGACACATTactgtcaaaaaagaaaaaaagcagaaggaACCCTCATGGTGCGCTTGGTTACTCTGCGCATGGTCCGGagcaaagatgttttttggggaGATTAATCTTAAAAGCTGTCAAAGCAGCTGCTGCTTTTACTGACGCTCATTCTCATTATGACAGACCAGAGTGCAACATGTTGAAACAGGCGCACACAGTGCTTCTGACACTGATGTGGTTTAGGCGCACATC
It encodes:
- the LOC129109865 gene encoding G-protein-signaling modulator 1; amino-acid sequence: MAEEGLLERLVITEEGDVTEGVTERGSESRSLVPALSFSGETALKKEEEHTGEAKSGEDMAKCLEEQEGAEKQQTEAEDDQTRGVVGTGEDKPEKFENEGQNRGDSESEGQTHVVMRINEKPEKASDTEDGKAPQKDPQVDIKSLNSSEQQPEGTRNQEEDPKKAHRLTPDFPDTLYELLCTLQEGRRLNDQRCSFRLEGGMRRRRCHSEPNTSKPANRVIFSSMTSLQKEEFFELVATAQARRLDDQRAQLEKAQPPKPKSRGFRGSIKQLSFVKRPAPTPPPAPAPVPKEDLYNMILTTQAQGRLEDQRCRPPGPMDDEDFFSLLLRVQGGRMDEQRTELPCLLQT